The Pantanalinema sp. genomic sequence CATGAACCCCCAGGGCTTCCAGCCCATCCATCCCGGCGAGCGCCCCGACCCCGTCTCGACCCTCATCGCCTACCGCCTCGCCAACCCCAAGTCGAGCGCCGAGGAGGTCCGCGCCTACGGCGAGGTGGCCTTTGGCCCCGTCGATCGCAAGGTGGGCTGGCTCCAGGTGATCGCCGCGATCGCCCCTCTGCTCGGCTTGCTGGGCACCGTCTCGGGCATGATCCAGAACTTCGGCCTGGTCGCCTCGACCCGCCCGACCAACCCCCTGGCCCAGCTCTCGGCGGGCATCTCGGAGGCGCTGGTCGCCACCGCGGGCGGTCTGGTCGTCGCCATCATCGCGGCCATCGGCCATCACTGGCTCTCGAACCGGGTGGACGCCCTCATGCTGAGCGCCCAGGGCGCCGTGACCGACCACGAGCCGGATCGCGGCCCCAAGCCCCGCCGCGGCATCGAGGAGGCCAACTTTGGCTCGTAGCATGCGCCGGCGTCGAAAGGCGACCACCTTCGAGGTGGTGCCCATGATCGACGTGTTCATGATCATCACCCTCTTCCTGATGGTGATGGCCTTCCTGCCGCAGATCTCGGACTCGCTCCAGGCCGAGCTGCCCTCGAGCCAGACCGCCGAGAAGAGCCCCCCCTCGATGGTGGTGCAGCTGACCAAGGACGGGGCGATCCGCTTCCAGGACCAGGTCGTCGAGCCCGCCACCCTGCAGGCCAAGCTCAAGGAGGCCGTCACGGCCAAGCCCGACACCGCCGTCATCATCGCGGCGGACAAGAGCATCGCCTACGAGAAGGTCGTCACCCTCATCGACCAGCTCAAGACCAGCGGCATCAAGCGCCTGGCGCTCGCCACCGCCCCCCAGGGGCAGTAGCCTCGACGCGCGAGGGGCCGGGACGGTACTGCCGTCCCGGCCCCTCGCGCGTGTCACCCTACTCGGCGCTGAGGGGGGTGAGCTTCACGTCCTTGTAGGCGACGTAGTTGCCGTTGGAGACCAGGGCCATGCCGTGCTTCACGTCCTTGATGAAGGTCGGGTCCTGGATCAGGGTCTGGAACTCGTCGTTGAGCCAGAGCTTGAGGGTGCCGGCCTTGGTGTCGACCTCGGTCTTGAAGGCGATGGGCTCGTTGACGGCCAGCGATCCGGTGGCCATCAGGTCGAACTTGCGGTAGACCTCGGCGTTCCACTCGTCGCCGGGCGTCAGGCCGTCCACGAACCATACCTCGTAGAGGTTGTTGACCCGCTCCACGATGGCGTAGTGGGTGGTGTCGAGGTAGTAGGGGATGATCGCGACCACCCCGGCGGGCGCCCCGGCGATGATCGAGGCGCTGGCCGTGACGGGCCGGTAGGCGAAGGCCGTCGCCTCGATCCGGTACTTGCTGGGGGCCTGGCCGTCGGCCATGCCGAAGCCGTCGCCCTTGTAGCGCTGCATCATGAGGGTGGCGGTGGAGACCTGCTGCTGCTGGCGGTACGCGCCGTCGATGGCCGCCCAGCGCCCGGCGGCCCAGCGGGTCGAGAAGCGCTGGTCTCCCGTGGTCGGGTCCTCGAAGACCGGGGCGGTGCCGCCGCTGAAGTCGAGGGTGGTGGTCCTGGAAACGAAGGGCTCGGTCCGCAAGGGTGCCGGCCTGGGCTTGGTGTCCTTGCCGGGGTTGTTCGGCGCCACCATGCAGCCGATCAGGCCGATGCACACCGCCCCGACGGCGACCGCCAGACCCCGGGGCATCCGAGAGTGTCCTGCCATGATCGTCCTCCTATTCCGACTGAGGAACGTGGAAGTAGATCCCCCATCCCTCGCTTCGTAAGCGGACGGGGCGATTCGGACCCATGGTAGGCGCGTCGATGGCTCGGCCGTGAGTGCAGGCCGCCCAAGAATCGGCTGTTGTAACTAGCGAGCGGGAATTGCGGCCCGGATACTGCCGACCGTCTCTGCGCGGCGGTTCTTGACCTCGACGACGGCCAAAGGCGCGATCGCCTCGGCCTTCGGGTCAAGCACCCCCTGCCGCGCGAGCATGGCGACCACCACCGGGGGGATCGCCCGGCGGTTGCCGTCGGCGATCTTCACGGCCCAGCCGAGGCCCGTCACGCGGTCGGCCCCCGCGTGGATCGCCTCGGCCCCGGCCTTGGCCACCAAACGGCCGTTCGCGGCCTCCATCAGCTGGGTGTCGAAGCGCCCGGGGCCCGCCACCAGGCCGGGATGGCGGGCCATGGCCTCGGCGATGGGGGAAAGCGAGGGGTCGCGCACCAGGCGCGAGAAGGCGATCGCCAGGGACGGGAGCGGCAGGCGCCAGGCGGGCACCCCGCAGCCGTCGACGCCGGCCGTGAGCGAGGCCGGCTCAAGGCCCGCGATCGCGGCGAGCGCATGCCGGATCGCCACCTGCAGGGGATGATCCAGGCGATCGTAGGTCGCGAGGTCCCAGCCCTGGTCCGCGCACAGGGCGAGCATGGCCGCGTGCTTGCCCGAGCAGTTGTTGTGCAGGGCGGTCGGGGCCTCGCCCCGGCACAGCATGGCCTCGGCCGTCGGCTCGTGCAGGGGCGGGTGGGCCCCGCAGCGCAGCATGTCGCTCGACACCCCGGCCTTGTCGAGGATGGAGCGCGTGAGCGCCACCTGCTCGGGGGTCGCGCTGTGGGAGCTCACCGCGATCGCAAGCTCCGCCTCGCTCAGGCCGAGCCGGCTCGCCGCCCCGGACGTCACGAGCGGAATGGCCTGGAAAGGCTTGAGCGCCGAGCGCACGAAGACCGTGCCGGGCTCGCCGTGGGCCTCAAGCACCTTGCCCCCGGCGTCCACCAGCACCGCCCAGCCGTCGTGCCAGCTCTCCTCCCAGTCGCCCCGCGTCACCCGTGCTAAGCGAGCGAATCTCTCCGTCACCGGCTATTCCCCCCGTCGTGGTCCACAAGTCGAGCGAAGGTCATTGCACCGCTCCTCCCGCCTGGATCAGTCCCGCTCCGAACATCGCATCGAGCCCCGCCGGCGCCATGTCCATGGCACTCTTGCGCAAGGCCGTCATCACCTGGGCCGGCCCCCAGTCGGGGTGGGCGCTGAGCATCAGGGCCACCACCCCCGACACCAGGGGGGCTGCCATGGAGGTGCCGCTCGCGTAGCCGTAGGGGTAGTCGTAAACCTTGTCGGGGCTGCGGAAGCGCTGCGGCAGGGTCGAGAGGATGTCCACCCCCGGGGCCGCGATGGTGACGAAGGGGTTGAAGTTGGAGAACTCGGCCCGCGAGTAGACGTCGGCGCCGTTCGCGTCCTTGTCCCTCCGGATGGCGGCCACCGAGATCACCCCGTCGATCGCCCCCGGGTAGCTCAGGGGGTTGCCGCTCAGGGCCTCGTTGCCGGCGGCGGCCACCACCACGATCCCCGCCCCGAGCGCCCGCTTGATGGCGTCCTCCTCGGCGCGGCTGTACTGGTTGGACCCCAGGCTCATGTTGATCACGCGGGCCTTCTTCTCGATGGCCCAGTTGAGGCCCTGGATCAGGCTCGCCGTCGTGCCGCCCTCGACCCCGAGCACCCGGATGGGCATCACGCGGCAGCCGGGCGCGACCCCCGCGATCCCCAGGCCGTTGTTGGCCCGAGCCGCGATGATCCCCGCCACGTGCGTGCCGTGGCCGAAGTCGTCGTCAGGGTTGGCCACGTCCTCGCCGGCCATGAAGTTGCGCGCGTTCGCCTTGTCGAGCCCGCCCACCAGGTCCTCGTGGGACATGTCCGCCCCCGTATCCAGCACGGCGACCGTCACGTCCGCCTTGCCCTGGGTGCGATCCCAGGCGTCGAGGACCTTGGAGACGCCAAGGCCCCACTGACCGGGCAGGCCCTCGCGCACGACCTCATTGATCCTGGGGTTCGCGGTGTAAAGCGGGTCGGACGGGGGCCCGGCCTGGATGCTGCGCTCCGCGGGCCGGAAGCCTCCCACCATCTGGGTCGAGAGCCGACGGTTGACCTCGGTGTAGGCCACCGAGCGCATCCCGCGATAGCGATCCATCTGGGCGCGCTCCTGGCCCACGGGGACCGCGACGCGCCACAGGCCGTCCATCAGCTCCGTGGTCTCGGCAGCCCCCATGGCCCGGAAGACGGCCATGGCCCCCTCGGGCCGGATGTCGGGGCGGAACCGGACGAGCAGCTGGCCGGGCACGTAATCGCCCGTGGGCTCGGCCACCGGGAACAGGCCCGCGGGCTGGCAGGCGGCGAGGGTGGCCATCGCGCCGGCCAGCAGCAGCACGCGCGCTCTCATCGCGAGAACCTCATCCCGCTCGTCACCGACTCGAAGCGCCGCTGGCGATACGGCTGGACCTTGGGCAGGTCCGCGCGCAGATCGCTCGCCTTTCGCGCGTAGCCCGAATCCGATCTGAGGGCATGCACCGCCCACGAGTAGCTCGCCTGCGGGAAGAGGATTCCACCGTTCAGGTCGTTGTCCCAGAAACCCGGGTAGCGGATGCTGGTGCCCGTGGTGTAGCCCCGCCACTTGGCCTGGGCCGTCGGCGCCCCCGTGTTCTCCAGCACCTCCACGTAGTAGCTGTGCGCGTCAGGCACGGGGTTCCAAGAGAAGGTCGGGCTGGAACCCGCATTCGGCTCGCTCGCCGCCGGAGCCGTCACCTTGGGCGGCGCCAGCAGGGGCAGCGACACCTTGGCCGACGCGTTGGTCGTCACGGTCGCGGAGCTGGCCGTCCTGAGGGTTCCATCCGTCCCCTCCGCCTTGGCCGCGACCACGTACTTGGCCGTCTCGACCCGGGGCACGCGCAAGGGCTGGTTGGAGCTGACGCCGCGGGCGATCGGCACCGCGCCGAGCATGCCGAAGTCCAGGGAAACATCCGTCTGGATGGTGGGCGCCTTGACGGAGGCCAGGTTGTCGTACTGGACCATCATGTCGAGGAAGGGCAGGTTCTGCACCTTCACCGTCGCGGTCGCCGTCATGGTCGAGCTGCCCGGCACCGTGGGCACGTCGATCATGCGATAGCCGAAGGACTCATAGTTGAAGGGGGCGCTGCCCACCGGGCCACCCGCGATCTGGCCCCCAGCGAGCACTCCCGAGAAGATCGTGCCGGAAAAGCCCGCATCGACGGGAAGCGCGAAGGCCCCCTCGACATTCGTATTGCTCGACATCCCGGCGCTGATGCTAACGTTTCCGTTGGCCGTCAGGGGACCTCCCTCGTGGGTCTGGAGGAGGGCCGTCACGTTCAGGGTGCGATGGGGCAGAGTGCCCGAGCTCGCGAAGATCGGGTCGATGTAGTAGGTGTCCCCGTCCGCCAGCTGGCCGAGCTCGTAGGTCACCGACGTGTAGCCGGCCCGCGAGAGCGAGACGCTGCGGCCCCCCGTCATGTCCCAGTACAGGCTGAAGTTGCCCTGGTTGTCCGTGTTGGTGGCGCTCCAGGCGGCCATGACCGTCGCCTTGCCGATGGGCAGGCCCGTCTGGCTATCCAGCACCCGCCCGGTCAAAGGCCGCCCGAGGCCGGGCGCGAGGCCCGGCATGGTCGGCGACAGCAACAGCAGGTCGCAACCCGAAAGCAGGGTGGCGACCGTGAGCGCGCTGGAGATCAGGGCGAACGAGGGCTTCATGCTCCCCATCATACCCGGTTCGAGCTGCTCGAACGCTTGTGGTGATCGCGTAGCAGGGAGGCGATCGCCTCCACGCGCCCTTCGAGCGCCGCGCCGTCAGCGTCGCCGAAGCGCGCCGCCTCGTAGGCCCGCACGAAGGCCTCGGCCTCGGGCCCGATCGCCTCCCATGCGGGCTCCTGCCGCAGCCGAAAGAGCACCTCACCCGGGGTGTCCCCCTCGCGCACCGGAATCCCCTCGCGAGCGACGAGCGCCACGAAGCGCCGGTAAGCCCGGGTCGGCGCGAGCTCGGCCCCTGGCCGCGGGCGGCCGAGCCACCACACCACAGCGCCGAGCGAGGCGAAGGCGGCCCCGAGCGCGATCGCCACCCCCAGGCCGCCCCTGAGCCATCCCAGCAGCTCGCGCCACGGCAGCTGCGCCTCCTGCTGCGAGAGCAGCATGGGATCACCGTTGCCCGGCGTCGGATCGAAGGCCGCCCAGCCCACCCCCGGGAAGAACGCCTCCACCCAGGCGTGCGCGTCCGAGGTCTTGACCTCGTAGAGCCCGGTGAAGGGGTTGTAGTTGCCCGGAAGATACCCGGTGACCAGGCGCGTCGGGATCCCCAGCTCCCGCCCCATCAGGGTGAGCGAGGTGGCGAAGTGCTCGCAGTACGCCTCGCGCCCGGGCTGCTCGAACAGGAAGTAATCCACCGTGTCCGCCCCCTCGGGGAAGGGCGGGATGTTCAGGTTGTAGCGGTAGTTCGTCCTCAGGTAGCCCTCCAGGCGCTTGAGCGCCGTGTAGGGATCCGGGGCATCCCCCGCCACGCGCCGGGCCAGCGCTCTGGTGCGCGGCGTGAGGCTCTTCGGCACCTCGAGGTAGGGCGCGAGCAGGCGCTCCTCGCGCGAGCTGAGCAGGCGCGCGTTTTTCAGCCACTCGGTCCTGTAACCCGCCAGATCGACCACCGCCGTGTAGTACAGGTCCGACTCCAGCGCCAGGGGGCTGCGCAAAGCGCCGTTCACGTCCCGGAACAGGATGCTGCTCGGGAAGTACAGGTAGCGCGCACGCTCCGGCATCAGGACCAGGTTGGTCTGATCCTTCGCCACGAAGAAGGTCACGATGCCGCTGGTGCCCGAATCGTGGCCATAGCGATCGCCCCCCAGCTCGAACGGCAGGCTCCCGATCGACATGGTCGACACGTCGTTCGGGGCGAACATGCGCCAGCTCTTGCCGTCATAGCGATCGTAGGCCATCCCGCGCCAGTACTGCCGGCGCGGCGAGCGAACCTTGAGGGCGATCGCGTCGCTCAAATGTCCCCGGTAGTTGAGGTCCAGCTCCTCGGCGAAGCCGTAGTACGCCTGGGGATTGACCTTCCCCCCCTCGCCCGAGCCCTTGCCCACCGGGTAGGCCGGGTTCCTGACGCGCGGGTCCAGGTGCGACGGCAGCGAGATCATGGTGGAGACCGGCAGCTGCTTGATGAAGCCCCCCTCGCTGCGCGGCACGACCAAAAACAGGATCATCCCCAGGAGCATCACCGCCCCGAGCGCTCCTCGCCAGTACCGGCGCGCCGCATGGCCCGCGAAGGGAGCGCGAACCCCGAGCTCCGAGGCCATGTCCTGCTGCCCCCACCACAGCCCCACGGCCGCGTAGGCGAGCAGGAAGATCCCAAACGTCATGTCCAGGCTCAGGGTCGCCGTCGCCACCAGCAGGATCGCGCCCACCATCTGGGCGATGCGCAGGTTGTGCCGGCGCGGCAGGTCGTAGGCATTGAGCACCTGCAGCCACAAGAGCAGCTCCGCCAAAGGCAGGCGGGTGTCCTGGAGGTTCAGGACCAGCTCCTGAAGGAAGCGCCACAGCAGGTACAGCATCCCGACGGCGAGGCCGGTCTTCACCCAGCGCGAGCTCTTGCCCTTCTCGCGGTGGGAGAACCAGCAGCCCGCCAGGCACAGGGCCACCCCCGCCAGGTACCAGCCGTTCGGGTTCACGCTGTAGAGCGCGAGCATGCCCACCGAAAGCGAGGCCGCGCTCGCCAGGCGCAAGCCCAGCAGCGGGTCCGTGGGGTCCAGCAAGGCGAACGCCCTACGCGCCATGGCTGCCTCCGAGCGCCCGGCGCACATCGCCGCCCACCGGGCAGGGGATCGCCCGCGCCGGGGGCGTGCCGGCCCCCACGTAGACGCGCAGCGAGGCGAGCTCGCCCCCCGCGTCGCTCGAGGTCACCAGGACCGTGGCCTTCTCGTGCGCCAGGACGCGCGCGATGGGCTCCTCCAGCGGCCCCGCGAGGCGGGCCAGCCAGTCGAGCTGACCGTCCAGGTCCTGCACGCTCGGCTCTCCGGCCTGCGAGAGCAGGCGCAGGGAGATGCCCCGCTCGTGGGCGTAGGCGCAGAGCGAGGCCGTCACCGCGATCGCATGCTCGAACGTCTCGGCGTCCGGGGCCGAGAGGTCCAGCGCGAGCCGCACGCCTGGGCGCGCGGCCTCACCCTCGCTCTCCTTGACCCGAAGCTCGCCCGCCTTGGCCGTGGCGCGCCAGTGGACCGTTCGCAGGGGGTCTCCCGAGCGGTAGTCGCGCACCGTCCGGGTCAGCTCCGAACCCTGGTCGCTGACGGCGCTCGACGCGTCGCCCTCGACCGCATGGCCCGCGGGGAACCAGGAAAGAAACGGCAGCTCCACCGTGAAAGGCCGCACGAGGACCTCGCCGGGCAGCGGAAAGGAGCGGTGGACGGCCCCCATGCCGTGGGCGGGCGCCTGCACCACCAGCTCGGGCAGGGAATGGGCGCCCCGGCGGGGGGTCGGGAAGCGGATCGCCACCCGGGCGCGATCGCCGGGCGCGAGGGTCTCGACGAGGGCATGGCCCCACCCCTCGGGCACCAGGCTACCCCGGACGAGCCACCAGGGGCGGCGCGATCCGACCGGCCGAGCGAGCAAGCTCAGGTAGTGCCGGTCGCCCCGGCCCGGGTGAGAGAGAAGGACGGTGCACTCGACGGCTGCCCCAGCGATCGCGCGCTCCGCGAGCCGGACGGTGACGCGCAGCCCCCGCAGGCTCAAGGCAGCCCGAGCGAACCCGACGACCCCGAAGGCCACGAACAGGAAGCCCAGGGCGTACAGCCAGCCCACGCCGACGTTGACCGCGGCGAACAGCGTCGCGGCCGCAATCATCACCAGAACCAGCGCGCGCCCCGTCAAATCACCTCCCCCCCCCGCACGCCTC encodes the following:
- a CDS encoding MotA/TolQ/ExbB proton channel family protein; protein product: MFRLIALIQTGGWMIIPILLASIVTVALIFECAWMLGKSRKRFEAFLMNPQGFQPIHPGERPDPVSTLIAYRLANPKSSAEEVRAYGEVAFGPVDRKVGWLQVIAAIAPLLGLLGTVSGMIQNFGLVASTRPTNPLAQLSAGISEALVATAGGLVVAIIAAIGHHWLSNRVDALMLSAQGAVTDHEPDRGPKPRRGIEEANFGS
- a CDS encoding biopolymer transporter ExbD, whose product is MRRRRKATTFEVVPMIDVFMIITLFLMVMAFLPQISDSLQAELPSSQTAEKSPPSMVVQLTKDGAIRFQDQVVEPATLQAKLKEAVTAKPDTAVIIAADKSIAYEKVVTLIDQLKTSGIKRLALATAPQGQ
- a CDS encoding asparaginase, with amino-acid sequence MTRGDWEESWHDGWAVLVDAGGKVLEAHGEPGTVFVRSALKPFQAIPLVTSGAASRLGLSEAELAIAVSSHSATPEQVALTRSILDKAGVSSDMLRCGAHPPLHEPTAEAMLCRGEAPTALHNNCSGKHAAMLALCADQGWDLATYDRLDHPLQVAIRHALAAIAGLEPASLTAGVDGCGVPAWRLPLPSLAIAFSRLVRDPSLSPIAEAMARHPGLVAGPGRFDTQLMEAANGRLVAKAGAEAIHAGADRVTGLGWAVKIADGNRRAIPPVVVAMLARQGVLDPKAEAIAPLAVVEVKNRRAETVGSIRAAIPAR
- a CDS encoding S8 family serine peptidase, with the translated sequence MRARVLLLAGAMATLAACQPAGLFPVAEPTGDYVPGQLLVRFRPDIRPEGAMAVFRAMGAAETTELMDGLWRVAVPVGQERAQMDRYRGMRSVAYTEVNRRLSTQMVGGFRPAERSIQAGPPSDPLYTANPRINEVVREGLPGQWGLGVSKVLDAWDRTQGKADVTVAVLDTGADMSHEDLVGGLDKANARNFMAGEDVANPDDDFGHGTHVAGIIAARANNGLGIAGVAPGCRVMPIRVLGVEGGTTASLIQGLNWAIEKKARVINMSLGSNQYSRAEEDAIKRALGAGIVVVAAAGNEALSGNPLSYPGAIDGVISVAAIRRDKDANGADVYSRAEFSNFNPFVTIAAPGVDILSTLPQRFRSPDKVYDYPYGYASGTSMAAPLVSGVVALMLSAHPDWGPAQVMTALRKSAMDMAPAGLDAMFGAGLIQAGGAVQ
- a CDS encoding carboxypeptidase-like regulatory domain-containing protein, whose protein sequence is MKPSFALISSALTVATLLSGCDLLLLSPTMPGLAPGLGRPLTGRVLDSQTGLPIGKATVMAAWSATNTDNQGNFSLYWDMTGGRSVSLSRAGYTSVTYELGQLADGDTYYIDPIFASSGTLPHRTLNVTALLQTHEGGPLTANGNVSISAGMSSNTNVEGAFALPVDAGFSGTIFSGVLAGGQIAGGPVGSAPFNYESFGYRMIDVPTVPGSSTMTATATVKVQNLPFLDMMVQYDNLASVKAPTIQTDVSLDFGMLGAVPIARGVSSNQPLRVPRVETAKYVVAAKAEGTDGTLRTASSATVTTNASAKVSLPLLAPPKVTAPAASEPNAGSSPTFSWNPVPDAHSYYVEVLENTGAPTAQAKWRGYTTGTSIRYPGFWDNDLNGGILFPQASYSWAVHALRSDSGYARKASDLRADLPKVQPYRQRRFESVTSGMRFSR
- a CDS encoding transglutaminaseTgpA domain-containing protein; its protein translation is MARRAFALLDPTDPLLGLRLASAASLSVGMLALYSVNPNGWYLAGVALCLAGCWFSHREKGKSSRWVKTGLAVGMLYLLWRFLQELVLNLQDTRLPLAELLLWLQVLNAYDLPRRHNLRIAQMVGAILLVATATLSLDMTFGIFLLAYAAVGLWWGQQDMASELGVRAPFAGHAARRYWRGALGAVMLLGMILFLVVPRSEGGFIKQLPVSTMISLPSHLDPRVRNPAYPVGKGSGEGGKVNPQAYYGFAEELDLNYRGHLSDAIALKVRSPRRQYWRGMAYDRYDGKSWRMFAPNDVSTMSIGSLPFELGGDRYGHDSGTSGIVTFFVAKDQTNLVLMPERARYLYFPSSILFRDVNGALRSPLALESDLYYTAVVDLAGYRTEWLKNARLLSSREERLLAPYLEVPKSLTPRTRALARRVAGDAPDPYTALKRLEGYLRTNYRYNLNIPPFPEGADTVDYFLFEQPGREAYCEHFATSLTLMGRELGIPTRLVTGYLPGNYNPFTGLYEVKTSDAHAWVEAFFPGVGWAAFDPTPGNGDPMLLSQQEAQLPWRELLGWLRGGLGVAIALGAAFASLGAVVWWLGRPRPGAELAPTRAYRRFVALVAREGIPVREGDTPGEVLFRLRQEPAWEAIGPEAEAFVRAYEAARFGDADGAALEGRVEAIASLLRDHHKRSSSSNRV
- a CDS encoding DUF58 domain-containing protein — translated: MTGRALVLVMIAAATLFAAVNVGVGWLYALGFLFVAFGVVGFARAALSLRGLRVTVRLAERAIAGAAVECTVLLSHPGRGDRHYLSLLARPVGSRRPWWLVRGSLVPEGWGHALVETLAPGDRARVAIRFPTPRRGAHSLPELVVQAPAHGMGAVHRSFPLPGEVLVRPFTVELPFLSWFPAGHAVEGDASSAVSDQGSELTRTVRDYRSGDPLRTVHWRATAKAGELRVKESEGEAARPGVRLALDLSAPDAETFEHAIAVTASLCAYAHERGISLRLLSQAGEPSVQDLDGQLDWLARLAGPLEEPIARVLAHEKATVLVTSSDAGGELASLRVYVGAGTPPARAIPCPVGGDVRRALGGSHGA